Proteins found in one Pempheris klunzingeri isolate RE-2024b chromosome 6, fPemKlu1.hap1, whole genome shotgun sequence genomic segment:
- the coa7 gene encoding cytochrome c oxidase assembly factor 7 yields MAGLINFDDENEVKQFLDNLGVEYSYQCYKEKDPEGCQRLADYLEGVKKNYESVAQVLKHNCETHKHGESCYKLGAYHVAGKGGVTQCLKTAYSCFMRSCSAGGKKYLDACHNVGILAHDGQAMEGVPDLTVARQYYEKACAGGYAPSCFNLSALFIHGNAKGLPPNMTQALKYANRACELGHVWGCANASRMYKLGEGAEKDEKKAEELKNRARELHNVEKERQLKFGE; encoded by the exons ATGGCTGGACTAATCAACTTTGACGATGagaatgaagtgaaacagtTTTTGGATAATTTGGGAGTGGAGTACAGCTACCAGTGCTACAAAGAAAAGGACCCAGAAG GGTGCCAGAGGCTCGCAGACTACTTGGAAGGGGTGAAGAAAAACTATGAGTCTGTAGCACAAGTGCTCAAACAcaactgtgaaacacacaaacatggagagAGCTGCTATAAACTGGGGGCTTACCACGTCGCAGGCAAAG GTGGAGTGACTCAGTGTCTGAAAACGGCCTACTCCTGCTTTATGCGCTCCTGCAGTGCCGGGGGAAAGAAGTATCTGGATGCCTGCCATAACGTTGGCATCTTAGCCCATGATGGTCAAGCTATGGAAGGAGTACCTGACCTCACAGTGGCTCGGCAGTACTACGAGAAGGCCTGCGCTGGCGGCTATGCGCCCTCCTGCTTCAACCTCAGTGCTTTGTTCATTCACGGCAATGCCAAAGGCCTGCCGCCGAATATGACTCAAGCCCTGAAGTACGCTAACAGGGCTTGTGAGCTGGGACACGTGTGGGGCTGCGCCAATGCAAGTCGTATGTATAAACTTGGGGAAGGCGCAGAGAAGGATGAGAAGAAGGCGGAGGAGCTGAAGAATCGAGCGAGGGAGCTGCACAATGTAGAGAAGGAAAGGCAGCTCAAGTTTGGGGAATGA
- the zyg11 gene encoding protein zyg-11 homolog has protein sequence MACSFLNTDEACPAPLTDLCLTYVSQNLERFCVKRPDGSLCFREAVLFPQELADQLLAKMATEGLLNDSTVGVFRNCEYLRLRRACIRTARISAEAFQKALCPHRLLELDAARVNADLTIPDILQGLATNKYCQESLQRLVLTGLTMSSLEEPIRYRFSSLQGLRSLSLANVDFYDSGLVDVCSLPRLESLDLSNTSVTNLSPLLGLKERLRSLTLHQLKRLEMSTAQLLGVIGQLDVLQHLDISDDKQFTSDVARQLLGQPGILPALVSLDVSGRKQVTDAAVKAFVEERPGMTFMGLLATDAGFSDFLSGEGTLKITGEANETQICEALRRYSEREGFVREALFHLFSLTHVMEKPRPDILKLVVLGMKNHPATLNVQLAASACVFNLTKQDLAAGMPVRLLSTVTQLLLEAMRTFPNHQQLQKNCLLSLCSDRILQEVPFNRFEAAKLVMQWLCNHEDQNMQRMAVAIISILAAKLSTEQTAQLGAELFIVKQLLHIVRQKANQGIVDATLKFTLSALWNLTDESPTTCRHFIENQGLDLFIKVLESFPNESSIQQKVLGLLNNIAEVGELHGELMVQGFLDHISTLLHSPEVEVSYFAAGILAHLTSRGEEAWTLSPDLRSSLLEQLHAVIMKWPAPECEMVAYRSFNPFFPLLECFHTPGVQLWAAWAMQHVCSKNAARYCSMLLEEGGLQQLEHVHTHHQTHKDVKTLAESILESLQRHRARTGQPAQTQTSRRPPPQ, from the exons atggCCTGTAGTTTCCTAAACACG GATGAGGCTTGCCCCGCGCCTCTGACAGACCTGTGCCTGACCTACGTGAGCCAAAACCTGGAGCGTTTCTGCGTGAAGCGCCCTGATGGATCCCTGTGCTTCAGAGAGGCTGTGCTCTTCCCACAAGAGCTGGCAGACCAGCTGCTGGCCAAAATGGCTACTGAAG GTCTGTTGAATGACAGCACTGTGGGTGTATTTCGGAACTGTGAATACCTGCGGCTCAGACGAGCCTGCATCCGCACAGCTCGAATCTCCGCAGAGGCCTTCCAGAAAGCCCTGTGCCCTCACAGACTGCTGGAGCTGGACGCTGCCAGGGTCAATGCAGACCTCACTATTCCTGATATCCTACAGGGACTGGCCACCAATAAGTACTGTCAG GAGTCCCTCCAGCGACTTGTCTTAACAGGTCTCACCATGTCCTCTCTGGAGGAACCAATCAGGTATCGCTTCAGCTCCCTCCAGGGCCtccgctccctctctctggccAATGTAGACTTCTATGACTCCGGGCTTGTCGACGTGTGCTCCCTGCCCCGACTGGAGAGCCTAGATCTCTCCAACACTTCAGTCACCAACCTCAGCCCACTGCTGGGCCTGAAGGAGCGGCTGCGCTCACTAACACTGCACCAGCTGAAAAGGCTGGAGATGAGCACTGCTCAGCTGCTGGGAGTCATAGGCCAGTTGGATGTATTGCAG CATCTAGACATCAGTGATGATAAGCAGTTTACGTCTGATGTGGCTCGACAGCTGCTCGGACAACCGGGGATCCTGCCTGCTCTCGTTTCCTTGGATGTGTCAGGAAggaaacag GTGACAGATGCAGCTGTTAAGGCATTTGTCGAGGAGAGACCAGGGATGACCTTTATGGGTCTTCTGGCCACAGATGCTGGATTCTCTGACTTCCTCTCTGGAGAAGGAACTCTAAAG ATAACAGGAGAAGCGAATGAGACCCAGATCTGTGAGGCCCTGCGTCGCTACAGTGAGAGGGAAGGTTTTGTGCGAGAAGCTCTGTTTCATCTGTTCAGCTTAACTCACGTCATGGAAAAACCGAGGCCAGACATCCTCAAG CTGGTAGTTTTGGGAATGAAGAATCACCCTGCCACTCTGAATGTCCAGCTGGCAGCCAGCGCCTGTGTGTTCAATCTGACAAAGCAGGACCTGGCAGCAGGAATGCCGGTGCGACTGTTGAGTACCGTTACTCAGCTTCTACTGGAGGCCATGAGGACCTTCCCCAACCACCAACAG CTGCAGAAGAATTGcctgctgtctctgtgcagTGATCGCATTTTGCAGGAGGTTCCATTCAACAG GTTTGAAGCTGCCAAACTAGTGATGCAGTGGCTCTGCAACCACGAAGACCAGAACATGCAGAGGATGGCCGTGGCTATCATCTCCATACTGGCTGCGAAG CTGTCCACAGAGCAGACGGCTCAGCTGGGAGCAGAGCTGTTCATAGTGAAG CAACTGCTCCACATTGTGCGTCAGAAGGCTAATCAGGGCATTGTGGACGCCACCCTCAAATTTACACTGAGTGCTCTCTGGAACCTCACTGATGAATCACCAACTACCTGCCGCCATTTTATTGAGAACCAGGGCCTGGATCTGTTTATTAAAGTTCTAGAG TCCTTCCCCAACGAGTCTTCCATTCAGCAGAAGGTTCTCGGCCTGCTG AACAACATAGCAGAGGTCGGGGAGCTGCACGGGGAGCTGATGGTGCAGGGGTTCTTGGACCACATCAGCACTCTGCTGCACAGCCCGGAGGTGGAGGTCAGCTACTTCGCTGCAGGTATTCTTGCACACCTGACGTCACGAGGAGAGGAGGCCTGGACGCTCAGCCCCGACCTTCGATCCTCACTGCTGGAGCAACTG CATGCTGTCATCATGAAGTGGCCCGCCCCTGAGTGTGAAATGGTGGCCTACAG GTCATTTAACCCCTTTTTCCCCCTGCTGGAGTGCTTTCACACCCCTGGTGTCCAGCTGTGGGCGGCCTGGGCCATGCAACACGTCTGCAGCAAGAACG CTGCCCGCTACTGCAGCATGTTGTTGGAAGAGGGcggcctgcagcagctggagcatgttcacacacaccatcagaccCACAAAGACGTCAAAACGTTGGCCGAGAGCATTCTGGAGAGCCTGCAGCGCCACCGAGCTCGCACTGGCCagcctgcacaaacacagacaagtcGCCGCCCGCCGCCACAATAG
- the echdc2 gene encoding enoyl-CoA hydratase domain-containing protein 2, mitochondrial, producing the protein MTALFRRLTRPRLCVILRETHNRTSRLIHRDGARLLAGAGRPPTVHSHALSRWQHTEAADPVEVHLKRLEGEDDGIAEVLMCRLKARNALGHVFVSQMRELVSTLSTESAVRVVIFRSLAPGVFCAGADLKERALMNNTESDLFVHGLRSLMTQIASLPMPTIAAMDGAALGGGLELALACDLRTAAYSAQMGLIETTRGLLPGAGGSQRLPRTVGITLAKELIFTGKRVGGQTALEMGLVNRAVEQNEAGDAAYREALSLAREILPQGPVAVRMAKEAMNRGFEVDISSAMAIERMCYARVIPTRDRQEGMAAFIEKRPPRYTGE; encoded by the exons ATGACAGCCCTCTTTCGCAGACTGACAAGGCCCAGGTTATGTGTGATTCTGCGGGAAACGCACAACCGAACTTCCCGTCTGATCCACCGGGACGGAGCGCGACTGCTGGCCGGCGCCGGCCGCCCTCCGACGGTGCACAGTCACGCTCTTAGTCGGTGGCAACACACGGAGGCGGCAGATCCCGTGGAGGTGCATTTAAAGCGGTTAGAGGGGGAGGATGATG GGATAGCGGAGGTGTTGATGTGCCGACTCAAGGCAAGAAATGCTCTGggccatgtgtttgtgtcacag atgagGGAGCTGGTGTCCACTCTGTCCACTGAGTCAGCAGTTCGTGTGGTCATCTTCAGGAGTTTAGCGCCAGGTGTTTTCTGTGCAG GTGCTGACCTGAAAGAAAGAGCTCTGATGAACAACACTGAATCTGATCTGTTTGTCCACGGCCTGCGATCCCTCATGACTCAGATAG CATCGTTGCCCATGCCGACCATTGCAGCGATGGATGGCGCTGCCTTGGGAGGTGGACTGGAGTTGGCTTTGGCCTGTGACCTCCGCACTGCTG cataTTCGGCACAGATGGGTCTGATTGAGACAACACGGGGGCTGCTCCCAGGGGCGG GGGGCAGTCAGCGGCTGCCGCGGACGGTCGGCATCACTCTGGCCAAAGAGCTCATCTTCACAG GTAAGCGTGTGGGAGGGCAGACAGCTCTGGAGATGGGGCTCGTAAACAGAGCTGTAGAACAGAACGAGGCAGGAGACGCTGCCTACAGAGAGGCGCTCAGCCTGGCCAGAGAGATACTGCCCCAG GGGCCCGTCGCCGTGCGGATGGCAAAGGAGGCAATGAACAGAGGCTTTGAG GTTGATATTAGTTCAGCAATGGCGATAGAGAGGATGTGTTATGCTCGG GTCATCCCCACACGCGACAGACAGGAGGGTATGGCTGCCTTCATAGAGAAGAGACCCCCGCGGTACACTGGGGAATAA